Proteins found in one Sardina pilchardus chromosome 3, fSarPil1.1, whole genome shotgun sequence genomic segment:
- the nbeal2 gene encoding neurobeachin-like protein 2 isoform X1 produces MASKERLYELWMLYYTKKDVGYLQQWLEAFVASFERIIDVRSLEPRRLEESGLEVPQLPREVLVLLSTQLLQSALHLSGQEPNGSVPHPLLLIKFFIIISRNLENIDSDQTPGFLFETIKLLSFCLNQLKQQPEEQESLQSVVQHGLLLCESLFDPYQTWRRRLAGEEVSLLERSKYKFTPLSVPEELPALFHDVLQESERLPEPLVVWLVHLQGAVLSGSKKNGLLSLTSPAVDNLLSVLRAWCLWPPPSSSGEQPKDPQLLRLTLQCLTAMLHLLHGSSPAERQLDIRHVLDGYFQLLNWSRPPADGADSMPHWEESLVTLQTHMLNTIPQILQCSDRAVLQAIFLNNNCFEHILRLIQNSKLYQSRRCRTDHGEGVCDLSTRLLTEVEVDQVWEKGSDCITVHAIGVLTAIMSNSPAAKEVFKERIGYSQLFDVLKSQGRPTKRLLQELMNMAVEGEHSQAVHLGISNEQPLVLLLQWLPELGQRELQLLVAQWLAAVCGGSLACRTVAAEAGLVDTLLEVLLRPERLDGQCADVLLGLLQDLGALSLRPEQLKALLRLLRTDQASPAGSTTPPPPPPPHPYCARVTRVLSAMATREGRASALQYFDLSPPMAGIMVPSIARWPGSAFAFHAWLCLNVEFPPLQPDGFSAAGTAACHSPTMGHPMGHAMGKGPRRKQLYSFFTASGTGFEAFFTMEGVLVVAVCTKKDYMAVSLPEKPLVDQAWHSVDIVHIPGRRPFGQNSVTIYVDGEQVKTAQLRFPSMNEPFTSCCIGSAGQRTTTTTTSPTFPPPSLSGSNNDLAFAPHAAALTRSQSFPASFAAGRWGLGGARDAPVHTIPAGLQDTEWGTPTSLDGLLGTAFICHEALQPAQTRTLHGAGPNNVCLFKSDGELSELNSKLLLYYTPQAFKSQICLDLSPNHHYDGRLTGHRVVNWDIKDVLNSVGGMGALLPLLEQVCGGEQTEAGGVQEASDLLGPELTSSRGPAGMLLPLGKSSEGRLERNSVAAFLLMVKNMLRHHPVNQESLLHCHGPAIIGAMLSKVPSRMMDMSVLMACQFLLEQVSSEGSSALLSQLYQHLLFDFRIWSRSHFAVCLGHVQYLSTVLKESKQRTRRKYGVQYILDSIRTHYSVEKDGSPLSDEKQTVQISLFSLLKDFLLKSTSPEELHSVLAYACIAPDEQQVISALDVVYSVLRCTPPRDQALSVLLEWGVEQLYCLLLKPHFPDEARERVFRVLYKVLKSERVQERSKQRIKLRDSSYLGLVCFLGDTPVTMTTIRCLYEQVLATDPTPNFRDLLAVVYLSHRSDLTVRLDMCRKLFHLIYSSEEYVRQLARQAGWQDVLTKLYVKESYESRAASQSSCSPHSSLDPAASRPPLLRRDDSVIEDRAADVFIPYRAREEEEEEDEEEEEEEEDEEEAQQDVSEGFSEYSSQSPPPPRATLKGLGESLHFKSFDSTERSSRSSSLSNTVDIPASRLEEEGAYYPLSPFGTSPFELDLGQAGAGGGGGGGGSGAAGGPNGAHHTPAGSQADTPSPLEHSKPFLGPRPRKSSSLSNVLDEASYSTEQPTADSISNTSNPQQAPEEELCNLLTNIVFSVLWSGAEGPEDAVWRERGQVFSVLTKLGSSCQLVRPPDDIKRSLLEMMLESSLSDLRDAAGVTPPHHPNLLRLLRLLQDFLFSEGTDNHNLWSEKIFEGMVNLLDRLQAWHPPPASPSGPELREMAHIGLRIITGYIQQQHPQVCVMACVKLHSLLQTVLCLSWEEVCFLLGRLGAPLWPAEGVAADASGREETFSQLVPIVRTLLDQHADPVTLQRLLPSLPPTNGSATFAQDLRAYCNTLEWQNFYHNHVEVTMEQYEVDTFSKSHDLMSNFWNSCFDDLMNTAQIRDKERADSKAKFQEVIVDPYLKRVKVENGRYHVGQKQGVSQQTVVAKHWKALQRLLTHQRAAWALRNQPEVKWTLSNAETYSKMRLKLVPNYNYDSHSEAAALRDNMGADSPRSSSDTLPLAVAKEAKVSDMEDDQLGDEDMSLLNQPEGEEESQKEKLVLSEDCELITNISVVPGRLEVTTHHLYFYDGSSEKEETEEGIGFDLKRPLSQLREVHLRRYNLRRSALELFFIDQSHYFINFKKKVRNKVYSRILGLRPPNLFYFGSRSPQELLKASNLTQKWVHREISNFEYLMQLNTIAGRTYNDLSQYPVFPWVLCDYTSPVLDLDDPAVFRDLSKPIGVVNPRHAQNVKEKYESFEDPTGAIDKFHYGTHYSNAAGVMHYMIRMEPFTGLHIQLQSGRFDCADRQFHSVAAAWQARMESPVDVKELIPEFFYFPEFLENMNGFDLGCLQMSQEPVANVVLPLWASSREDFIRKHRQALESEHVSAHLHEWIDLIFGCKQRGEEAVNALNVFYYCTYEGAVDLDAIANETERKALEGIISNFGQTPCQLLKEPHPPRMSAQSSSRRLARLDTLPPHLFEQLDKLRPFVEVVSDGLPLAQAVVPRNQTRSFIIQGSDVLVSVSANGLIGTHSWLPYDKSIANYFTFTKDPTVSNPKTQRFLSGPFSPGVDIGPKVLVVSNDGRLLFSGGHWDCSLRVTMLGKGKLVGRICRHIDIVTCLALDLCGIYLISGSRDCSCIIWQVQQQGGLSSGLSPKPVQVLSGHDQEVTCVAISTELDMAISGSKDGTLIVHSVRRGQFLRSLRPVCEGGLSSRITELAVGMEGHLVAHAVVEGRHSGKETSSIHVYSVNGRQLASVSLEEQVSALYLGVDHVVLGTTQGSLHIRDLHSLKLSVSPLPLKVPIRSVSVTKENSHVLVGLEDGKLIVVGAGKPEEVRSGQFSRRLWGSTRRISQVSSGETEYNPTEAAAAAAK; encoded by the exons ATGTGCTGCAGGAGAGCGAGCGTCTTCCTGAGCCGCTGGTGGTGTGGCTGGTCCATCTGCAGGGTGCTGTCCTTAGCGGGAGCAAG AAGAACGGTCTGCTGTCCCTGACGTCCCCCGCGGTGGACAACCTCCTCTCCGTGCTGCGCGCCTGGTGCCTGTggccgcccccctcctcctccggaGAGCAGCCCAAGGACCCGCAGCTCCTGCGGCTGACCCTGCAGTGCCTCACCGCCATGCTGCACCTGCTGCACGGCAGCAGCCCCGCCGAGCGGCAGCTGGACATCAGGCACGTGCTGGACGGCTACTTCCAGCTGCTCAACTGGAGCAGGCCCCCGGCGGACGGCGCCGACTCCATGCCACACTGGGAGGAGAGCCTGGTCACCCTGCAGACGCACATGCTCA ACACCATCCCCCAGATCCTGCAGTGTTCGGACCGAGCCGTGCTGCAGGCCATCTTCCTCAACAACAACTGCTTTGAGCACATCCTCCGCCTCATCCAGAACAGCAAG ctCTATCAGAGCCGTAGGTGTAGGACGGATcatggtgagggtgtgtgtgacctcagcaCACGCTTACTGACGGAGGTGGAAGTGGATCAG gtgtgggagAAGGGCTCAGACTGCATCACGGTGCATGCTATCGGAGTCCTCACTGCCATCATGAGCAACTCTCCTGCAGCCAAG GAGGTCTTTAAAGAACGGATCGGTTACTCCCAGCTGTTTGATGTGCTCAAGAGCCAAGGCCGGCCCACCAAACGACTTCTGCAGGAGCTTATGAACATG gCGGTGGAGGGGGAGCACTCCCAGGCGGTGCACCTGGGCATCAGTAATGAGCAgccgctggtgctgctgctgcagtggctgCCGGAGCTGGGTCAGCGCgagctgcagctgctggtggCCCAGTGGCTGGCGGCGGTGTGCGGGGGCTCGCTGGCCTGCCGCACGGTGGCGGCGGAGGCCGGCCTGGTGGACACGCTGCTGGAGGTGCTGCTGCGGCCCGAGCGGCTGGACGGCCAGTGCGCCGACGTGCtcctgggcctgctgcaggaccTGGGCGCGCTCTCGCTGCGGCCCGAGCAGCTCAAGGCCCTGCTGAGGCTGCTGCGCACCGACCAGGCCTCGCCCGCCGGCTCAACgacgccaccgccaccgccgccgccgcacccTTACTGCGCCCGCGTCACGCGCGTCCTCTCGGCCATGGCCACGCGCGAAGGCCGCGCCAGCGCCCTGCAGTACTTCGACCTCTCGCCCCCCATGGCGGGCATCATGGTGCCCAGCATTGCCCGCTGGCCGGGCAGTGCCTTCGCCTTCCACGCCTGGCTGTGCCTCAACGTGGAGTTCCCGCCGCTGCAGCCCGACGGCTTCTCCGCGGCGGGCACGGCCGCGTGCCACTCGCCAACCATGGGGCACCCCATGGGCCACGCCATGGGCAAAGGGCCCCGCAGGAAACAGCTCTACAG CTTCTTCACAGCGAGTGGCACTGGCTTCGAGGCCTTCTTCACCATGGAGGGCGTGTTGGTGGTGGCTGTCTGCACCAAGAAAGACTACATGGCCGTTTCTCTCCCTGAGAAGCCTCTTGTAGACCAAGCCTGG CACTCGGTGGACATTGTGCACATTCCGGGCCGCCGGCCCTTCGGCCAGAACTCGGTCACCATCTACGTGGACGGAGAGCAGGTCAAGACAGCCCAGCTGCGCTTCCCTTCCATGAATGAG CCCTTCACATCCTGCTGCATCGGCTCGGCGGGACAGAggaccaccaccactactacctCCCCCACCTTTCCTCCGCCCTCCCTCAGTGGCTCCAACAACGACTTGGCCTTCGCGCCGCACGCTGCCGCCCTCACCCGCTCCCAGTCCTTCCCAGCGTCCTTTGCGGCGGGGCGCTGGGGCCTGGGGGGAGCGCGGGACGCCCCCGTGCACACCATCCCCGCCGGGCTGCAGGACACCGAGTGGGGGACCCCCACCTCGCTGGACGGCCTGCTGGGGACGGCCTTCATCTGCCACGAAGCTCTTCAGCCTGCCCAGACACGCACGCTGCATGGCGCgg gtCCCAACAATGTGTGCCTGTTCAAATCTGATGGAGAGCTTTCCGAACTCAACAGCAAACTACTGCTCTACTACACTCCTCAg GCTTTTAAGAGCCAAATATGTCTGGACCTGTCTCCCAACCACCACTATGATGGCCGACTGACTGGGCACCGCGTGGTCAACTGGGACATCAAG GATGTGCTCAACTCTGTGGGGGGGATGGGCGCGCTGCTGCCCCTGCTGGAGCAGGTGTGCGGTGGCGAGCAGACGGAGGCCGGCGGCGTCCAGGAGGCCTCGGATCTGCTGGGGCCGGAGCTGACCTCCTCCAGGGGCCCTGCAGGCATGCTGCTCCCCCTGGGCAAATCCTCAG AAGGCCGTCTGGAGCGGAACAGCGTGGCTGCCTTCCTGCTGATGGTGAAGAACATGCTGCGTCACCACCCCGTCAACCAGGAGAGCCTGCTGCACTGCCACGGGCCCGCCATCATCGGAGCCATGCTCAGCAAG GTGCCCAGCCGTATGATGGACATGAGCGTGCTGATGGCGTGCCAGTTCCTGCTGGAGCAGGTGTCCAGCGAGGGCAGCAGCGCCCTGCTCTCGCAGCTCTACCAGCACCTGCTCTTCGACTTCCGCATCTGGAGCCGCAGCCACTTCGCCGtctgcctgg GCCATGTCCAGTACCTGTCCACTGTGCTGAAGGAGAGCAAGCAGCGGACGCGGAGGAAGTACGGCGTGCAGTACATCCTGGACTCCATACGCACTCACTACAG CGTGGAGAAGGACGGCAGCCCTCTGTCCGACGAGAAGCAGACGGTCCAGATCTCGCTCTTCTCCCTGCTCAAGGACTTCCTGCTCAAGTCCACCAGCCCAGAGGAGCTCCACAGTGTGCTGGCTTACGCCTGCATCGCCCCGGATGAGCAACAG gtgATCAGTGCTCTGGACGTGGTGTACAGCGTGCTGCGCTGCACTCCTCCGCGGGACCAGGCCCTGAGCGTGCTGCTGGAGTGGGgcgtggagcagctctactgccTCCTGCTCAAGCCCCACTTCCCCGACGAGGCCCGCGAGAGGGTGTTCAGG GTGCTGTATAAAGTACTGAAGAGTGAGCGCGTGCAGGAGCGCAGTAAACAACGCATCAAGCTCCGAGACTCCAGCTACCTTGGCCTGGTCTGTTTCCTTGGAGACACCCCCGTCACCATGACCACCATCCGCTGTCTGTACGAGCAGGTTTTGGCCACAG aTCCTACTCCTAACTTCCGAGATCTGTTGGCTGTTGTGTACCTATCTCACCGCTCTGACCTGACTGTGCGTCTTGACATGTGTCGCAAG ctctTCCACCTGATCTACTCCAGTGAGGAGTACGTGCGTCAGCTGGCGCGGCAGGCCGGCTGGCAGGACGTGCTGACCAAGCTCTACGTCAAGGAGTCGTACGAGTCGCGCGCCGCCagccagtccagctgcagcccGCACAGCTCCCTGGACCCCGCCGCCTCCCGCCCGCCCCTCCTGCGCCGCGACGACAGCGTCATCGAGGACCGCGCCGCCGACGTCTTCATCCCCTACAGGGCccgcgaggaagaggaggaggaggacgaggaggaggaggaggaggaggaggacgaggaggaggctcAGCAGGACGTGTCCGAGGGCTTCTCGGAGTACTCGTCGcagtcgccgccgccgccgcgcgcCACGCTCAAGGGCCTCGGCGAGTCGCTGCACTTCAAGTCGTTCGACTCGACGGAGCGCAGCAGCCGCTCGTCCTCGCTGTCCAACACGGTGGACATCCCGGCGTcgcggctggaggaggagggcgccTACTACCCGCTCTCGCCCTTCGGCACGTCGCCGTTCGAGCTGGACCTGGGTCAGGCGGGcgcggggggtgggggcggaggaggggggagcGGGGCGGCCGGCGGGCCCAACGGGGCGCACCACACGCCGGCCGGCAGCCAGGCGGACACCCCCTCGCCCCTGGAGCACAGCAAGCCCTTCCTGGGGCCGCGGCCGCGCAAGAGCTCCAGCCTGTCCAACGTGCTGGACGAGGCCAGCTACAGCACCGAGCAGCCCACCGCCGACAGCATCTCCAACACCTCCaacccacag CAGGCGCCCGAGGAGGAGCTGTGCAACCTGCTGACCAACATTGTGTTCTCGGTGCTGTGGAGCGGAGCCGAGGGCCCGGAGGACGCCGTGTGGCGGGAGAGGGGACAGGTCTTCTCCGTCCTCACCAAGCTCGGCAGCTCCTGCCAGCTGGTCCGCCCGCCCGACGACATCAAGCGCAG tctgctGGAGATGATGCTGGAGTCGTCTCTGTCGGACCTGCGCGACGCGGCCGGCGTGACTCCGCCCCACCACCCCAACCTGCTGCGTCTCCTGCGCCTGCTCCAGGACTTCCTGTTCTCCGAGGGCACCGACAACCACAACCTGTGGAGCGAGAAG atatttgAGGGCATGGTGAACCTGCTGGACAGGCTGCAGGCGTGGCATCCTCCCCCTGCGTCCCCCTCTGGCCCAGAGCTCAGAGAGATGGCCCACATCGGCCTGCGCATCATCACCGGATacatccagcagcagcacccacag gtgtgtgtgatggcctgTGTGAAGCTGCACAGTCTCCTGCAGACAGTCTTGTGTTTGAGCTGGGAGGAGGTCTGCTTCCTGTTGGGCCGCTTGGGCGCCCCCCTGTGGCCAGCCGAAGGCGTTGCAGCCGACGCCAGCGGGCGCGAGGAGACTTTTAGCCAGCTGGTGCCCATCGTGCGGACGCTGCTGGACCAGCACGCTGACCCGGTGACCCTGCAGAGGCTGctgccctctctgccccccaccAACGGCAGTGCCACCTTCGCCCAGGACCTGAGGGCCTACTGCAACACGCTAGAGTGGCAGAACTTCTACCACAACCAC GTGGAGGTGACCATGGAGCAGTACGAGGTGGACACATTCAGCAAGAGCCACGACCTCATGTCCAACTTCTGGAACTCCTGCTTCGACGACCTCATGAACACCGCTCAGATCCGAGACAAGGAGCGCGCCGACAGCAAGGCCAAGTTCCAG GAGGTGATCGTGGACCCATACCTGAAGCGTGTGAAGGTGGAGAACGGCCGCTACCACGTGGGCCAGAAGCAGGGCGTGAGCCAGCAGACGGTGGTGGCCAAGCACTGGAAGGCCCTGCAGAGGCTCCTCACCCACCAGAGAGCTGCCTGGGCACTCAG AAACCAGCCAGAGGTGAAGTGGACATTGTCCAATGCAGAGACCTACTCCAAGATGCGCCTCAAACTGGTCCCCAACTACAACTACGACTCTCACAGCGAAGCGGCTGCACTCAGGGACAATATGg GAGCGGACAGCCCTCGCAGCAGCTCAGACACCCTCCCGTTGGCCGTGGCCAAGGAGGCCAAAGTGAGCGACATGGAGGACGATCAGCTGGGCGATGAAGACATGTCCTTACTCAACCA GCCGGAGGGCGAGGAGGAGAGCCAGAAGGAGAAGCTGGTGCTGTCGGAGGACTGTGAGCTCATCACCAACATCTCGGTGGTGCCAGGACGTCTGGAGGTCACCACGCACCACCTGTACTTTTACGACGGCAGCAGCGAGAAGGAGGAGACCgaggagg GTATTGGGTTTGACTTGAAGCGACCCCTCAGTCAGCTGCGGGAGGTCCACCTGAGGAGGTACAACCTGCGCAGATCTGCCCTGGAGCTCTTCTTCATTGACCAGTCCCATTACTTCATCAACTTCAAGAAGAAG GTGCGAAACAAGGTGTACTCTAGGATCCTTGGGTTGCGGCCTCCCAATCTTTTCTACTTTGGATCTCGCTCCCCCCAGGAACTCCTCAAAGCGTCCAAcctcacacag AAATGGGTTCACAGAGAGATCTCCAACTTTGAGTATCTCATGCAGCTCAACACCATAGCCGGCCGCACCTATAATGACCTCTCCCAGTACCCTGTG tttCCTTGGGTCCTGTGTGATTACACATCTCCGGTGCTGGACCTGGACGACCCTGCTGTGTTCCGTGACCTTTCCAAACCCATCGGGGTCGTGAACCCACGCCATGCGCAGAACGTCAAAGAGAA ATACGAGAGCTTTGAGGACCCCACGGGTGCGATCGACAAGTTCCACTACGGCACACACTACTCCAACGCCGCGGGAGTCATGCACTACATGATCCGAATGGAGCCCTTCACCGGGCTGCACATCCAGCTGCAGAGTGGCAG gtttgacTGTGCAGACAGGCAGTTCCACTCGGTGGCTGCAGCGTGGCAGGCCCGGATGGAGAGCCCGGTGGACGTGAAGGAGCTCATCCCAGAGTTCTTCTACTTCCCAGAGTTCCTGGAGAACATGAACG GCTTTGATCTGGGCTGCCTGCAGATGTCTCAGGAGCCAGTGGCTAATGTAGTGCTGCCTCTCTGGGCCTCCTCTCGGGAGGACTTCATCAGGAAACACCGGCAAGCCCTG GAGAGTGAGCATGTGTCTGCCCACCTGCATGAGTGGATTGACCTGATCTTTGGCTGCAAGCAGCGCGGGGAGGAGGCCGTCAACGCCCTCAATGTCTTCTACTACTGCACTTATGAAG GGGCGGTGGATTTGGACGCTATAGCCAATGAGACCGAGCGGAAAGCTCTAGAAGGCATCATCAGTAACTTCGGTCAGACTCCTTGTCAGCTGCTCAAG GAGCCTCACCCTCCCCGCATGTCCGCGCAGAGTTCCTCTCGGCGGCTGGCCCGCCTGGACACTCTCCCCCCCCATCTATTCGAGCAGCTGGACAAGCTCCGGCCTTTCGTAGAG GTGGTGAGTGATGGACTGCCTCTAGCGCAAGCTGTGGTGCCCCGCAATCAGACCAGATCCTTCATTATACAGGGATCAGATGtgctg GTGTCAGTAAGTGCCAACGGTCTGATTGGGACGCACAGCTGGCTGCCCTACGATAAAAGCATCGCCAACTACTTCACCTTCACAAAGGACCCCACTGTGTCCAACCCCAA GACCCAGAGATTCCTGAGCGGGCCCTTCTCCCCGGGCGTGGACATCGGGCCGAAGGTGCTGGTGGTGTCCAACGACGGGCGCCTGCTCTTCAGCGGAGGCCACTGGGACTGCAGCCTGAGGGTCACCATGCTGGGCAAGGGCAAGCTGGTGGGCAGGATCTGCCGGCACATCG ACATTGTCACATGTCTGGCTTTGGACCTCTGTGGAATCTACCTCATCTCTGGCTCCCGGGATTGCTCTTGCATCATCTGGCAGGTGCAGCAGCAG GGGGGCCTCTCCAGCGGACTCTCCCCGAAGCCTGTGCAGGTGCTCTCCGGACACGACCAGGAGGTCACCTGCGTGGCCATCAGCACCGAGCTGGACATGGCCATctcagggtcaaag GACGGCACTCTGATCGTGCACAGCGTGCGGAGGGGCCAGTTCCTGCGCTCTCTGCGCCCGGTTTGCGAGGGCGGCCTCTCGTCCCGCATCACTGAGCTGGCTGTGGGCATGGAGGGGCACCTGGTGGCACACGCTGTGGTGGAGGGCAGGCACTCTGGAAAG GAGACGTCCTCCATCCACGTGTACTCTGTGAACGGGCGGCAGCTGGCTTCTGTCTCTCTGGAGGAGCAGGTGTCGGCGCTCTACCTGGGGGTGGACCACGTCGTCCTGGGCACCACCCAGGGCAGTCTCCACATCCGAGACCTCCACAG ccTGAAGCTGTCGGTGTCGCCGCTGCCGTTGAAGGTGCCGATCCGCAGTGTGTCGGTGACTAAGGAGAACAGCCACGTGCTGGTGGGGCTGGAGGACGGCAAGCTCATCGTAGTGGGAGCAGGCAAACCAGAGGAG GTGCGCTCGGGGCAGTTCTCCCGTCGTCTGTGGGGCTCCACGCGCCGCATCTCTCAGGTGTCCTCAGGGGAGACTGAGTACAACCCCACcgaggccgccgccgccgcagccaAGTGA